The following coding sequences are from one Melospiza melodia melodia isolate bMelMel2 chromosome 2, bMelMel2.pri, whole genome shotgun sequence window:
- the RHOG gene encoding rho-related GTP-binding protein RhoG, producing MQSIKCVVVGDGAVGKTCLLICYTTNAFPKEYIPTVFDNYSAQNTVDGRTINLNLWDTAGQEEYDRLRTLSYPQTNVFIICFSIASPPSYENVKHKWYPEVCHHCPSVPILLVGTKKDLRNNPETMKRLKEQNQAPITTQQGISLSKQIRAVKYLECSALNQEGIKDVFTEAVRAVLNPAPAKPKRPCVLL from the coding sequence ATGCAGAGCATCAAGTGCGTGGTGGTGGGTGACGGGGCGGTGGGCAAGACCTGCCTGCTCATCTGCTACACCACCAACGCCTTCCCCAAGGAGTACATCCCCACCGTGTTCGACAACTACAGCGCCCAGAACACGGTGGACGGCAGGACTATAAACTTAAACCTGTGGGACACGGCCGGCCAGGAGGAGTACGACCGCCTGCGGACGCTTTCCTACCCCCAGACCAACGTCTTCATCATCTGCTTCTCCATCGCCAGCCCGCCCTCCTACGAGAACGTCAAGCACAAGTGGTACCCCGAGGTGTGCCACCACTGCCCCAGCGTGCCCATCCTCCTCGTGGGCACCAAGAAGGATCTGAGGAACAACCCCGAGACCATGAAGCGGCTCAAGGAGCAGAACCAGGCGCCCATCACCACCCAGCAGGGCATCAGCCTCTCCAAGCAGATCCGCGCCGTCAAGTACCTGGAGTGCTCGGCGCTCAACCAGGAGGGCATCAAGGATGTGTTCACCGAGGCCGTGCGGGCCGTGCTCAACCCCGCGCCGGCCAAGCCCAAGCGGCCGTGCGTGCTCTTGTGA